The region GCTGGACGTCTGGTCTTCCCGGATCCACAACCGCCCCCTTTCACCCAAACTCGTTCAATCCAGACCCTGCATTAAATAGTCTTCCATCACCAATTTACTCCAAGTGCAAATGCAGCAATCACATCTCTCAACTCTTCTCCCTGACAGTTCCGTCACTGCTGACATGACATTCACGCACACTCCCACAAGGTCACAGCGAAATGGCCAAAAGGTTCGGGGACACTAGGCAAACGAACGCGAAGTCATTTTTCTATTCATCGTCAACATCACGGTGGATTGTTGATCGTAGCTCATTTCCATGAGCTCCCCACCGATGCCGCCGCACAGGGGACAGTGTAAGATCGGTTGGGGTCCGACTCCCAAGACGCCGCACCTGAGCTGCTGACCTTGACAAACTTGTATTGGATGTTGGTCCCAGGGGCAAGCTTCAGAGTCCCGGTCCAGagagggttgttgttggtgtacTGCGATGCGTTGAGCGCAACGCCGTTGGTTGGGTTCCAGTTGCCGAGAGCGGCCACATTTCCAGTGCTGTTGGGTGGGAAAAGACTTGTTAATATGGTTGCGGTGAAAAAGAACAGAAAGAGTGGGTGGGGGTTATGACATACACCTTGACTGAGTCGCCGAAAGACGTGGGCACGAGGTGGTTGAAAGTGATATCGACCGTGGCTAAGGAGCAGCTGGGATTGGCTGAGTGAATTCACGTAAGCTCTCTGCCTCACCGGTAGATTCAAGAGGAGCATACCTGTCGGGGTGGCAGGTGGGGCAGCGGTCGTTGATGTCGCGGTCGGCGGGCCAGTCAGGGAAGGGCAGATGCCACTTCCGGCGAGGCGAGAGGCTGGGTAGAGCACCCTTGAAACACCGCCATTGAGCGTGACGGTgataccaccacctccatctgTGCTGTAAGGGGTGCAGCTCATGACATCAATCAAGGCCTGGTTGGGGGTGAAGCCAGTGGCCGAAGAGACCAGGGTAACAGGcaccgacgaggaggagccggCGTTGGTGTAAACACCGATAATCTGAGCTCCTGTGAACCCCTTTCGAAGAACAATGGTGCGGCTGTCTGAGTAGATGGTGTGGGCGTTATAAGTGAGGTATTTCGAGTCTTGCGAGATGGCGTGCGACCGAATCTGGTTAAGCTTGGTGATCCATTGGTAGAGTTCCGAGCTGGTCGAGTAGCCCGAATACCAGACAGCCTCGCGATTGTTGGGGGTTCCTGTGCCGGCATAGTGTTGCTCTTGTCCCTGGTAGATGATGGGGATACCTGTGGGTTGTTAGTGAACCACTCCGAACAATTCAAGCGATGGGTGGACTAATACGTACCATCCTTCAGCATCGTGACAGCGATTCCCTAACAAAAGACCAGTGTTAGCGCTTGCTTCGAAAGATCGGGTTGGAGATGCCTCACATTCTTTGCCAGCGCCATATCCTTGGTAAAGGAAGCGAAGCGCTCTACGTCGTGATTCTCTAGGAACGAGCCCCAAAGACTGAGATCCTTCGCAACGCCCTTGATGGTATCGAGACCAGCCACGAGCGCGCTGATGCTACCGCTGGTGGACTGGAAAGCCCGGAGAATGTAATAGTAGCTGAGATGTATGGTCAGAAATGTCCTTTGATCAGCAAAAGAGACATCGACTCACCTAGGATAATCAAGGACGCCATCCATGTAGTTTTGGTATGGCGCGACATAAAGAGCGTCGCCGTGGTACACCTCACCCGTCAAGTATACGCCCGCCGCGGCATTGAATCCAGACCAAAACGATGTCTCGACATGCTTTGCACTGTCGACTCGTAGACCATCACTGAACAAAATAGAGTTAGTTCTTCATTTCGCTTCATGGCACAGGTCGAGGGCTCGTACATGGAATAGGTAGAAACAAGGTGAGAAATCCACTCGTTCCAAATCCGACGCACATTGGGGCTATAACAAGTCAACACAAAGCACATGGCAGATGTTGCTTTCTCGTGTGTGCTTACTCTGAAGTCCGAAGATCTGGGAGACTGACGGTGTCGCTTCCTTGCCAGCATCTTGCCGTATGTTAGCTCTGCATAGATTCTGCGAGCACCTCACGCAAAACACAACGGTACGTACTGTTCGACTGAAGTTTGGCTGTTGTAATTGATCCAACAGGGAGGGTGATAGTACGAAGACTGCGGAACACGGTATTAGCAACTGAAATCTTGTTAGGCCTAGAGTCTAGAGGTACATACCGACGAAAAGGGGCTGAGAGCACCATAGTCAACACAGTTAGCACAGCCCATGTGCGCCATGTGGTTGGTGACAATATCCACCATAAGATACTACGTAATCGTCAATATGGTTAGCAGGGATGTCCCTTCTGTCCACCCAGCCCTACCCAACAACTATGGTGGTTTCTGAAGAGCAGAAGCTGAGGCTCCAGTCAACAAACGCACCATTCCTCGCGCGTGGAGCGCCGCGGACAAAGCCTTCAGGTCGTCCTCGTTGCCGAACGCTGGGTTCAGAGCCCAGATGTCCTTGGCCCAGTACCCATGATAGGACGATCTAGATTCGCGTATCTGTCAGCCCTCAACCAAAACAAAGAAACCACTTTCATAGTGGGTCATAGCAAAGCGTTGTCCTTACCCATCCCTTGAGTTTCCATCAATCTGCTTGACAACAGGCGAGATCCAAACAGCTGTGAAGCCCATGCCTTGGATATAGTCCAGCTTCGAGATGAGTCCCCTCCAGGTCCCGCCGCAGTACACTTGGTGAGTGGTATCGCATGGTGCCGTAGTCGAAAGATCGGTGCGGGCGAATCGATCAGTGACAACCTGGTAGATAGACTGCTTGCGCCACTCTGCCGCTGAAAGTCCCGAGACTCCCATCACTCCACAGAGCGCTGCCCCTGCGGCCAGGAACCGCATGCCGAAGTTCAGGGTGTACATTGTGACAACAGCGAGGTGCTGTCACTGAGAACTTCTGCGGCGATGGAAAGAGAGCCCgtcgaggaggagtgggtgagCGAGGAAGGGAAAAAACTGATCGGTGTGTGAGAACCGCCGAGTTGAGTTATATCCACGGAGCTGAAGCTGAACTTCAAGCCAGCCCCCTTATTAAGTACACCATCCTCGAGACACCATGGCAGGCACTTCCTTGATGATTATTAACAAGTGTCAAATCCAGGTGGAGTGTCAAGAATCAGATAGAGAGATATCCATCATGATGGTACCGTGAACGTACCAACCATACCGCAGAGGTGTGTAGAGAAGCATGTAACTATGGCCCAGCAATTGGCGCGCCCAAATTCGGTCCGTTACGAGACCAGATACAAAACTTGTTCAACCGTAGACTGGGCATATGACTAGACGCGGACCTGATCTCGACCTTCCATTGACACTGCACTCGGAGCCATGTGCCTCGAAAGGGCTAGATACCGTACCAGGCCGGCAGCCGCACGCATTCCCCACAAATGTTGGAGATCCGGGGCCCCGCCTCGACCCCTGAATCCGTCTTCCAAGGGAGCGGCAGAAGGCCCGAATGCGCTGCCGACAATGCCTTTTCTCTACACCACCTTCAATGACGAAAGTCGTCAGCGTACATAAAATGCGGGGAGGGGCAGTGTAACGTGCGATGAAACAAATCTTCGGCATGGCAGCCTCGGCTCGTTGCATTTTTTTCTCCAACGTTCGAGCAGCTAGCACACACTGATGGCGGTGGTAGTTATGACAGTgaaggatgagaaggggtATTATGATATACAACCCAGAGGCGACCTCGAACCAACCCACGCTTTTCCCCTCTGACCTACTGATTCCCACACCTGGCCCAGGAAACCCAAACAAACTACCTTCCCATGACGTATTCGACAAGCGGTCTCAAACAGGCCATCGGCTCTCCGTCAACTAGATGTTGTGATATCAGTCCGGATTTCCATAAAACAGAGACCCGTCTGGTTGTTGCTGCAACGTGTCAGCGTTACCAGAGAAAAAGGTGTACGTTTCTCCACCGAAGTTGGCAGTCTGGGTGTAGTTTTCGAACGAGTCCTACATGTAATGTACTGCGTCAGCAAAGAAGCAAGAGTCGGGCCGGTGTTGGCACAGGATGGTGGGACTGCTCACCCAGTCAAAGTTGCTTCCAAAATCCATACCACTGTGTGCCATGCTATTGAACATGGATAGCGGAGACTGCACTCCATCCAGCAACGAGGCATTTGCAAAATCAGAGGCGGCCCCCGCGTCTGATTTCAGTCCCAGGTCAAGAGCCGAATAAGTGGCACCCCCAGGACTCTGGACAGTGTCGAACGCCGAGGACAGGTTGCCGCTCGGGGGGTTTCCACTTGACAGCATTCCCAGCCTCATGGCGGCCGAGTGCTCCGGCTGCGACACCCCCGAGTTGACTGACCCGAAAAAATCATTACGCATCACCGCTTCGGGCGGACTTGCTCCCACACTGTCTGGCCGAACGAAActcttgatcttggccagcATGACCTCCAACACGTTCGAGGCCTTGACCGCCTCGATCGAGGTGTCAACGAGCCCCTTCCAGATCTCTATCGTCTGCTCGAGGCTACGGATCATCTCCTCCCGCTGCTCGCGAGTCCAAAAATACAGACTGTGGGAGCTCTGCCGCTCCCCAGACCGCTGCGCCTCGTTATCAAAGTGGAGATCCAGAGCAATGAGCATTGCGGGAAGCAAGAAATCTTTGGTTGCCACCGAAGTGACATACCACTTGATCGACTGCAAGCGCCCGTTGGGCTGTGATTCTCTGTGCAAGGTCGCCAGATGCCGCAATGTTTCGAGGGATGCCTCGATGGCGCTGCGACGAGAGTGAGCGTACCGGGGATTGTGCCTTGCCCTAGGCAGATATTTTCTGTGAAGAAGACATATAATCTTCAGGTGAAGGATATCGATGTTGAACCGCGCGATGATGAGTGTGAGCGGGTCATGGGAGCCCTCGAGTGGCTGCAACTTCAGGTGAGGTGGAAGCTCTGCCTTGATGGCGCGCAACTTGGAGTCATGCCGAAGGATTTCGTCGTAATGAACTTGGTTCTTGACTCGGCCAGTTATCTGCAGGATATTGCCGAGCTCCAGACAAAGGCGGATCTTGACGATCATGTAGCTGATGGGTGTGGGCTCGGAGCTCGGCCTGGACGGAGGTAGTACCTTTGTATCTGGGCCAAACTCTTCGTCAAAGATGTTGTGTGGCATCTCCGTGTCACAGTCATGGTCATTGATCATGCTTGAAAGCGATACTTGATgtgaaaagaaaatatcTGTCGTCCTGACCAAGGCCCATGTTCTTCGCCTCATCTCCTACATTCCACGTGGCGGTTAGTCTATGATTTGAGGGAGAAACCATTCTCAATGGCTCAACTTACGGCTTGGAAAGGCGTGATGGTTGTGGGAAACCACTTACCATCACGGTGGTATCCCATGCGTAGTGCCACCCTCGTGACGAGCGATATGATCAGCCACAGGCCCAGATCGGCATCCCAACGGGAAGAATACTCGCAAAAGGCATAGAGGATCATGGTCTCGACGGTATACTCGGCCGGCTTGGTGTAGTCGCCCGCTATCAGGCACTGCACGGTTCGCAGTCGGTACTCGTCGGCCAGCTCGAGcgctctccctctccactcTGGAGGCTCGTCCCCGACCTTGTGGTATGAAAGCATAGCCAAGCACAAGATTGAGTAGAGCAGCCCTAGCCACATGATTGGCGTCTTGGATGGGTCCTGCCAATGATTTCGAAGTTGTTGGTGAAAGGTGGGTGCGTGTATGATGTTGACAGCATTATCCATGGAATTGAAGTATCTCCCACACAGCGTCAAGACGGTCGACTTGGGTGGCAGTTCAGCTCGAAGCTCAACTTCAGTCGCCGGTATAGCCCCCATTAGCAGCGCGGGCGGAGCCATGGCCGTGGAGGGCTTGCTACGCTTGACCTGCTCATAGCTGttttccagctccttccTGTGGGATGCGAAATAATTCTTGACCTCGGTGATATCGAGCAGAATGGTGTGCCAATGCTCTTCTCCGAGGTAGATATGTTTACTTTTCGTTGGGTCAACTTTCAGCACGCCAAGCGACTTGGCTACATCTTCGATATCGctttcatcttcatcctgcATCGCATCCTCCAAGTGCGTATCGACTTTGGACGTAGCAGAGTTATTTTCTACCGTAGAGGGTGTGGCATTGGAAGCAGGGTCAGATGAGCTTCTGTTTGCAACTGAAGCTGGCGATATCTCAATGTTTGCGCCGCCATGCATCAATGATAACACCAGTCCCTCAAGCCTGTCAATGCGATTTTGCATATCATCCGGTGTTGGTTCACCCTGGTTCTGGCCCTTTTTGCGTGACGTCGGGGCGGCATAAGAACACGCATTTGCATCGGATCCCTCGCGCTTCACGCAATTGCTGCATGGATGAGACCTGTCACATTTTCTAGAAAAAGAGTGTGAGTAGATGAGCATTTGGtatcccaccaccatggccatCGCCATTGTCGTCTCGAACTTACAACCTAAGCACGGCATTGTCAGCAAGGGACGGTCAGAAGTATGTCGGAGCAGTGAGAATGAATGCCTTACTTCCTCTGCCGGCAAGGGTAACAACTCAATGGTACTCTGTTTCTCTTGCGGACCACCCGGAACTGGCCATCAGGCGAACGCCCATTCGAGGAAGGCGTAGTCGATGGTGGTGTCGGCGTCATGATGCGCGTTCTTAAAGATTGGCTGTTGGATCTTGATATCTTCCCTCCGTTCCCAATCGTCCGCAGCCGCACTGTAGATCCGGGGTAAGGTGGAGATAGCAAAAGACCCGCCGCACAGGTTTGTCTGAACCTCAGTAAGGTCGGGTGGTTCGGAAAGAGACGTCTGAAAGGAGACACAGCTGATGGTGGAAGGGCTTCAGTGTCCACCGCCCAGGTATGTCGCGTAGTCTGGCGTGCAGGGGAGTGCCGGTTTGGCAGCTAAGATTGTTGTGAGGTGGGCTCGTCGGGTCCTCCAATTCGACCTGTCGACGGGGCGGAACAGAAGCACCACGTCCGCATGCGCGCGCAAACTGTGAGGAATAGATAGGGTGAATGGCCGTGGCAGGCGCAAAACGTAGACTCGGTCAGAAAATAAAGAGATGGGGTTGAATGTAGGAGCGAGTTGGAGAAGACCCTAGGCAAACACAGGATTGCGATGCAACCATGTCCCGCTCCCCTCCTATCCATAAACGTTGTTGGTGGGGCTGATACATGAGCTGCTGCTTGAGTGGGTGGGCTATCCGGGCAGCTCTTTGTCTCCTGGCCGAGGCCTGGTCagcctgctgttgctgtctgAGGGATTGGTTGCGATGAAGGATTGCGATGGCGTGATATTGCCCTACACATAACTCAGATATACCAGACTACTATATTGAGAATGTATACACATGGCCTAGCTTTGCGTCAAGACTTGGCTGTTACCGCCATCGTCTAGCGGGTTCGCGTATTTCTCTTGATCCATATCTTCGTCTACCATACAGCATAGGGACAGGAAGTCATATGAGTTGGGCCTGAACTACACCCTCCACACAGGAGCTGCTTATTAATCCCTTGCCTTTCCGTTCCGTTCTCATCAATATCCCAGTGACTCACCGGCGTGTGAGGAAGATTGCCCGACGTCGTCAGCATGTCAGCAGCGCCCCCCCCGTTTCTATCGTCACACAAACCTAGCACGCCGGACAACCGGCGCAGCGATTGTGGAACCAATCAACGCCACGTGAATGAACAGCAGCCAGTGCAGCCCGCTGCTACAGTGGTGAGCCTACAAAGCTCTCATGGTTCTGATTTGATTATCCTATTATAggggccttcttctcatgAGGCGGCTGCAGTCTCGCCGTTGACTTGATGCTCTATGCCTTGAAGAAGTCGGCGTCATTAGACAGTTCCTCCTTGACCTGTAACCTGGTTAGTCGGCGTGACCCATATAGCAAAAGAAACAGGCGACAGGAGGAAAACATACAATATCAAGCCCTCCGACCAGCTTGCCGTCAACCCAGAGCTGGGGATAAGTTGGCCAGTCGGCAAACTCTTTGAGGCCCTGGCGCACTTCATCGTCGGCCAggatgttgaagaagccaTACTTGACTGCGTTTTCCCGCAGAATAGCTACTAGCTGCCGAGAAAAGCCGCACTTGGGCTCGCTAGGAGTGCCCTTCATGAAGAGCATCACGGGAGCAGCCTTGACAAGATCTCCCAGACGCTTGAAGAgctcctcctttttcttctctggaTCCTCCTCAGTTgccacctcaccatcatggcCGTCAGTCGCAGTCGCAGCGCCATTCAAAACTGGGGCGCCCACCTTGGCGGCATGGGCTTCGATGGCATTCCGCACCTTGACGGCGCTGCTTCCACTGACGGTTTCCAGCACCTGTCCGTTGCGAATCAGGACAAGAAATGGAACGGCTGTCACGTTGTAGGTTTCGCTAATATCCGAAAGATCCTCTGCGTTGATCGACACCCATGATGTGGACGGTGGTTCAGTGACGGGATACTCGCTCGCCAGCGTCGACAGAACGGTCGCCATTTGCGCGCATGGAGCGGCCCATGGCGCATGGAAAGAGACCACGAGGAGAGTGGAAGGCGGTAGTGAGGTGACGTGATGTTCCCAGTTCGGAAGACTGGTGATTTCGCGAATAGTCGACATGTTGTTGTATTGGTAGATATTCGAGCGGGTGACGGGGAGACCAAGACTCGCAAGGCGTGGCTGTCGGTGTGCAATGTTCTATGAGATGATCTCAAAAGTTCAAGTGGCTCGGGCAAACCGAACATTCTCCAAACAGTGCAGAGCATTGCCCCTCCATGAACTGCGATAAAGCTGGGGCCGATGGCGGATGACCCCGCAGTCCGCTAATATGGGCCCTGATTGGCCAGAGATCTGTTGCGTCATTTGGGATTGTCTCCTACACAGTAGGTACCTTTAACTCCGGTCAAGACGGAAGAGAAGCGTGCCTGGAAGCTCCCGTGAGACCGACAACCCGATGTACTTATTTGTGGTATCTTTAAAGCTTTTTAAAGCATACCTAGGTGCCGATTGCAAAGCTCGAGACAAACTTGCAGATGCTAAGCATGGTGGCTGGGTTTGATGCAAGCTAATTGCATCGTTAACACTTCGCCGGTTGCAGGTTGCACCTTCGTGCACCTTCAACATCGATGAACCATGACACGTGCTTTCCAGCTCAGCAGGTGTAGAGCCATCCATTATTAAAGGTCGAGGGACTCGCAGCCAAAGGCAAGGTCGTCGCGTCTGTGTTGTTCTCCGCCACTTTCCATCATCTACTAGCGACAAGAGCTTGCCTCTCCAGCCTCCCCATTCTACAGAAGAACCTTTCACCGTCTTTCCCTCATCTTGCTCCGCAACTGACCTACCAATTCACATCCTCCTTTGAGATCTTGAAACTCCCCAACCTAGTCACCTGCCCGGATACAGATACCTACTTATCCTCGAAGACTTACACAATGTCAGCTGCCGAATACTATCAACAAGGCCCACCGCAACAGAGCTACGCCTCTCcgcacccaccaccacaggccTACCCTCAATATCCCCAACCGGTGAGTTAACCCTGTTCCGGAGCTGCTGGACGGCAGCTTCCCGCGCTGAGATGGGATGCCTATGCTGACGAGGTATACCACAGTCCTACGGAGGgcctccaccacaacaagGGTACTATCCACCGCAGGGGCCGATGCAGTATCAGCAACAGGCACCCCCGACGAAGAgcagcggtggcggtggttgtCTTAAGGGCTGTCTAGCAGCCATGTGCTGTTGCTTCTTATGCGAAGAGGGCTGCGAATGCTGTGCAGACTGTTGTGAGTGCTGCATGGAGTGTTGTTAATGGCGGCGGGAGAATTCGGCATTGGAGTTTGAGCAGGGTGTTTCCAGTTTAGTAATTCAAAACGAGATGGGGAGCGATGAGAGGGAATCaagggacgaggaggacagCTTCATTTCTCGCTGTTGACCTGGTGTGGGCACCGTCACAGAGCTGTAAGATGGGTTGAAATGGATATTTGAAACCCTTAGGAGGCACCTGGATGCATCACTATCACCCAGATACCAGTACGGACGTTATTAGAGCTACACTAATTACATATCCTGTTGTACATGAGTGTTATCCAAGtgaagttgatgatgggaaaaCTGGGGCTCTTGTCCTGTCCAATGAGCACCTCATTCGATGAAATGTGCGCCAAGACGTACCCTGGAGACTGGGTGGGCTCAGTTGGCTGCTAGGGGAGGCGCACAGCCTCTTTGACGTCGGGTTGGCAACCTTCTGGGAAGCTCCCTCTCCGTTTCCCAGTTCCCTCAACGTCTCGCAAGACAACAGTCAGTCATACTTCTAGCTTCTTGTTTAAAGCCCTCTCTTTGTCACCACTGGGCCTTCTCGAATCATTCCATTCTCACGCTCGGCCCAGGCAACTTCTGGAGTCACTACACAACGACCATGTCTTCGCTCAATCTGTCCACCAATGGCGTGGCCATCAAGAACAGCTACCAAGGCGTCATCAACGGCACGCtgtcatcaacctcacctaCCGCCGCTCGCTGGGCCCTGTTCACGGTACAGGCGCCATTACTGAATGTCTTCCAAAACACGGGTTCGAAAGAGAGTGTCCTCAAGGTTGAGGCCACTGGCGGTGAGTTCCAGGGAAACCTCCCGGTCCTTCCGGCTTGGGCTTGC is a window of Podospora pseudopauciseta strain CBS 411.78 chromosome 1, whole genome shotgun sequence DNA encoding:
- a CDS encoding hypothetical protein (COG:L; EggNog:ENOG503NXR1); this translates as MTPTPPSTTPSSNGRSPDGQFRVVRKRNRVPLSCYPCRQRKL
- a CDS encoding hypothetical protein (EggNog:ENOG503Q2R8); the encoded protein is MSAAEYYQQGPPQQSYASPHPPPQAYPQYPQPSYGGPPPQQGYYPPQGPMQYQQQAPPTKSSGGGGCLKGCLAAMCCCFLCEEGCECCADCCECCMECC
- a CDS encoding hypothetical protein (CAZy:GH13; CAZy:CBM20; EggNog:ENOG503NV3E; COG:G) — encoded protein: MYTLNFGMRFLAAGAALCGVMGVSGLSAAEWRKQSIYQVVTDRFARTDLSTTAPCDTTHQVYCGGTWRGLISKLDYIQGMGFTAVWISPVVKQIDGNSRDGSSYHGYWAKDIWALNPAFGNEDDLKALSAALHARGMYLMVDIVTNHMAHMGCANCVDYGALSPFSSSSYYHPPCWINYNSQTSVEQCWQGSDTVSLPDLRTSDPNVRRIWNEWISHLVSTYSIDGLRVDSAKHVETSFWSGFNAAAGVYLTGEVYHGDALYVAPYQNYMDGVLDYPSYYYILRAFQSTSGSISALVAGLDTIKGVAKDLSLWGSFLENHDVERFASFTKDMALAKNGIAVTMLKDGIPIIYQGQEQHYAGTGTPNNREAVWYSGYSTSSELYQWITKLNQIRSHAISQDSKYLTYNAHTIYSDSRTIVLRKGFTGAQIIGVYTNAGSSSSVPVTLVSSATGFTPNQALIDVMSCTPYSTDGGGGITVTLNGGVSRVLYPASRLAGSGICPSLTGPPTATSTTAAPPATPTANPSCSLATVDITFNHLVPTSFGDSVKVTGNVAALGNWNPTNGVALNASQYTNNNPLWTGTLKLAPGTNIQYKFVKVSSSGAASWESDPNRSYTVPCAAASVGSSWK
- the GRX3 gene encoding glutaredoxin (COG:O; EggNog:ENOG503NXX9) — encoded protein: MSTIREITSLPNWEHHVTSLPPSTLLVVSFHAPWAAPCAQMATVLSTLASEYPVTEPPSTSWVSINAEDLSDISETYNVTAVPFLVLIRNGQVLETVSGSSAVKVRNAIEAHAAKVGAPVLNGAATATDGHDGEVATEEDPEKKKEELFKRLGDLVKAAPVMLFMKGTPSEPKCGFSRQLVAILRENAVKYGFFNILADDEVRQGLKEFADWPTYPQLWVDGKLVGGLDIVKEELSNDADFFKA
- a CDS encoding hypothetical protein (COG:L; EggNog:ENOG503NXR1) — protein: MQNRIDRLEGLVLSLMHGGANIEISPASVANRSSSDPASNATPSTVENNSATSKVDTHLEDAMQDEDESDIEDVAKSLGVLKVDPTKSKHIYLGEEHWHTILLDITEVKNYFASHRKELENSYEQVKRSKPSTAMAPPALLMGAIPATEVELRAELPPKSTVLTLCGRYFNSMDNAVNIIHAPTFHQQLRNHWQDPSKTPIMWLGLLYSILCLAMLSYHKVGDEPPEWRGRALELADEYRLRTVQCLIAGDYTKPAEYTVETMILYAFCEYSSRWDADLGLWLIISLVTRVALRMGYHRDGKWFPTTITPFQAEMRRRTWALVRTTDIFFSHQVSLSSMINDHDCDTEMPHNIFDEEFGPDTKVLPPSRPSSEPTPISYMIVKIRLCLELGNILQITGRVKNQVHYDEILRHDSKLRAIKAELPPHLKLQPLEGSHDPLTLIIARFNIDILHLKIICLLHRKYLPRARHNPRYAHSRRSAIEASLETLRHLATLHRESQPNGRLQSIKWYVTSVATKDFLLPAMLIALDLHFDNEAQRSGERQSSHSLYFWTREQREEMIRSLEQTIEIWKGLVDTSIEAVKASNVLEVMLAKIKSFVRPDSVGASPPEAVMRNDFFGSVNSGVSQPEHSAAMRLGMLSSGNPPSGNLSSAFDTVQSPGGATYSALDLGLKSDAGAASDFANASLLDGVQSPLSMFNSMAHSGMDFGSNFDWVSSPTILCQHRPDSCFFADAVHYM